The window TCGCGGCGATCCGAATGCTCAGTCCGCGGCACACGCCGACGCGGCGAAGGTCGTTCGCCGAGATGACGTCGATGAGCCGCATCTCCAGGTAGCGATTTCCCCCAAATAGAAGGATGGATGACGATGATTGGTCAGATCCGATGGATGGCGTCTTCCCTCGCCATGGTCCTCGTCGTGGCATGTTCAGAACCCGCCGAGGCGCAATTCGCGTTCGACCCCGGTGCCCCGTGTTACCAGGGCGGGGCGCAGCTGTTCCAGGTGCCGGCGGAGTACGCCGGGACGCCGGCCGGCTACGTGATCAGCTACGGTGGGGCCACCTACCTCACCGACGCCGGCGGCACCATGTCGGCCTACTCGGGGCCGACGGCCTCCCAGCCGGCCGACCAGGGCGGGGCGCAGCTGTTCCAGGTGCCGGCGGAGTACGCCGGGACGCCGGCCGGCTACGTGATCAGCTACGGCGGGGCCACCTACCTCACCGACGCCGGCGGCACCATGTCGGCCTACTCGGGGCCGACCGGCCTCCCAGCCGGCCGACCAGGGCGGGGCGAAGACCCAGGTGCCGTGGCGGAGTACGCCGGGACGCCGGCCGGCTACGTGATCAGCTACGGCGGGGCCACCTACCTCACCGACGCCGGCGGCACCATGTCGGCCTACTCGGGGCCGACGGCCTCCCAGCCGGCCGACCAGGGCGGGGCGCAGCTGTTCCAGGTGCCGGCGGAGTACGCCGGGACGCCGGCCGGCTACGTGATCAGCTACGGCGGGGCCACCTACCTCACCGACGCCGGCGGCACCATGTCGGCCTACTCGGGACAGGTGCTCCAGTGAATGGCCCGAGATTCCACGAGGGATGAGCCGTCACACCGGCTCATCCCTCAACTCCTCGCCGACGCTCGTCGTCCTTGCGGCTGACGTGCTTACCGGCGAGGCGTCACCTTTGCATTAGAGTTTACTCATTTGAGGACGCATCCGATGTGCTGCCGATTCCGTCGCAAACGGGCGTGGATGCCCACCATCGACGCGCTCGATCGCCGGGACTTGCCCTCGGCCTCGCCCGCAACCGCCGCCCTCGGCGGCCGTACGCCGGGCCTCGTCCCCGCCTCGAACGACTCCCGCTCCGAGGCCGTCGACCTGGGATCGATCCGAGGGACGGAGACCCGCACCGGACAGGTCGGCGGCTCCGACTCGCGAGACTACTACCGGTTCGAGGCGAAACGCGGACGGCTGGAGGTCCGGCTGACCGGGCTGAGCGCCGACCTCGACTTCGAGCTGCTCGACAGCCGCGGCGACCGGATCGGATCAGCCGCCCGAAATCCCGGCTCCCGGTCCGAGTCCAAGGGCTACACCCTGGGCGGGGGCACGTATTACGTCAAGGTCTACCCCGGCGTCGACGACGCCCGCAGCGACTATTCGCTGAGCCTCAAGTCGACCCCGGCCTCGTCCCCGGGTGCCTCCGGCTCGGGCGGCGGGGCGTCGACGGCGTCGGACCCAGTCAAGGTCGTCGGGCGCGTCCTCCGCATCACGGGCGACGGCGACGGGAACGACGTGGTCGTGACCAGATCCGGCGGCAAATTCCGGGTCCGGGTCGAAACCGTCCTCTCGTCTGGGTTCTCGATCGTGCCGATCAAGTTCGACAAGACGTATCCAGCGGCGAAGATTGATGAGATCGTGTTCGTCGGCAACGGCGGCGACGATTCGTTCGACGCGCGCGGCGTGACGATCAAGGCCACGGCCGTCGGCGGCTCGGGCCGGGACCACGCCGTCGGCCGCGCCGGCAAGCTGGTGGCCGACGCCGAGTCGGTGCAGCTGACCGGCCTTCCGGACGGGACGCCCCAGACCCGCAACACCTGCGGTCCGAACTCGGCCTACCGCGTGATCCGATCCCTCGGCGGGACGGCGACGTATCAACAAATCATCGACCGCGCCTCGGAATCCTCGATCGTCTCGCGCTGGGCCCTGGGGACGACCGGCCGCACGCTGGTGGACGCCATGAACAGCCTACGACGCGGGCTATCGGGCCGGCCCTCCTTCAGCCTCAAGACCCAGTCGTCGCTGGAGGCGATGTTCGCGCAACTCCGCGAGGGCAACCCCGTCGTCGCCATGGTCCGCGTTTCGGGCGCCGAAATCTACTCGGTGGGCGGGGCGGTCGGCGACTTCCTCGACCGGATCCCGGGCGTCGGCGGCGTCACGCGCCACGAAATCCCGTCGCTCCACTGGGTGGCCGTCGACGGCTTCGATCGGGCCAGAAGCC of the Paludisphaera mucosa genome contains:
- a CDS encoding pre-peptidase C-terminal domain-containing protein — translated: MPTIDALDRRDLPSASPATAALGGRTPGLVPASNDSRSEAVDLGSIRGTETRTGQVGGSDSRDYYRFEAKRGRLEVRLTGLSADLDFELLDSRGDRIGSAARNPGSRSESKGYTLGGGTYYVKVYPGVDDARSDYSLSLKSTPASSPGASGSGGGASTASDPVKVVGRVLRITGDGDGNDVVVTRSGGKFRVRVETVLSSGFSIVPIKFDKTYPAAKIDEIVFVGNGGDDSFDARGVTIKATAVGGSGRDHAVGRAGKLVADAESVQLTGLPDGTPQTRNTCGPNSAYRVIRSLGGTATYQQIIDRASESSIVSRWALGTTGRTLVDAMNSLRRGLSGRPSFSLKTQSSLEAMFAQLREGNPVVAMVRVSGAEIYSVGGAVGDFLDRIPGVGGVTRHEIPSLHWVAVDGFDRARSLVFFTDTDGGHYQQSFDSFDSNFNWNFGTAQNTILQGLGIVKGTFIA